The nucleotide window AGCAGATGATCGACATCGGCCTGGCCTGGAGTCCCTATCGGACGGTGGCGGCGTGGTACCTGTGGCGGGTGCCGGTGCCTGGCCGCGGGACCGCGTGATCGTTCTTCGCGAGCAAGCCCGCTCCCACAGTGGCCTGCGTACACCAATCAAAATGTGGGAGCGTTCTTCGCGAGCAGGCTCGCTCCCACAGTGGCCTGCGTACACCAATCAAAATGTGGGAGCGTTCTTCGCGAGCAAGCCCGCTCCCACAGTGACCTGCGTACACCGATCAAAATGTGGGAGCGTTCATCGCGAGCAGGCTCGCTCCCACAGTGGCCTGCGTACACCGATCAAAATGTGGGAGCGGGCTTGCTCGCGAAGGCGTCGGACCAGTCACCCTGAACACCAACCGTCTACGCTGTCCTGGGTCATTTCATCTCCATCGGAGGTTCCCATGCAGCTCGAAGGTTCCTGCCATTGCGGCGAGGTGTCATTCAGCCTGACCTGTGCCCACCCCTACCCTTATCAACGCTGCTACTGCTCGATCTGTCGCAAGACCCAGGGCGGCGGCGGCTTCGCGATCAACCTGGGCGGCGATGCCCGCAGCCTCAAGGTGCGCGGTCGCCGGCACATCTCGATCTACCATGCGCGGCTCAAGAACGAAGGCGATAAACGCGCCCACCGCAGCAGTGCCGAACGGCATTTCTGCTCCCTTTGCGGCTCGGGTTTGTGGCTGTTCAGCCCCGAATGGCCGGAGCTGATTCACCCTTTCGCCTCGGCCATCGACACGCCGCTGCCGGTTCCGCCGGAACACACCCACCTGATGCTCGGCTCCAAGGCACCCTGGGTGGAAGTCGAAGCACATCCGGACGACCAGCGGTTCGAGGTTTATCCCGAGGAGTCCATTGCCCAGTGGCATGAGCGCCTGGGGTTAACGGCTTAACGCCCCCATCGCGAGCAGGCTCGCTCCCACAGGAGGAATGCGTTTCCATGTGGGAGCGAGCCTGCTCGCGATGGCGCCAGTACAAACGACGCAGGACTAAAGCGCCGGTACCCCACTGTGAAACCGAAATTCCATATCCGGCGACTCGATCAGGTCCCGCTCGGCCTCACGCACCTTGTCGATCACCTGGGCGATGTCCCTGGCATCGCCATACTGGTAGGCCAGCTTCAGGTAACCCTGGAAATGCCGGGCCTCGCTTTTCAGCAGGCCGAAATAGAACTTGCCCAGTTCTTCGTCCAGATGCGGCACCAACGCCTCGAAACGCTCGCAACTGCGGGCCTCAATGAACGCACCGACCACCAGGGTATCCACCAGCTTGACCGGCTCATGGCTGCGCACCACCTTGCGCAGGCCCGAGGCATAACGCCCGGCGGAGAGCTGGCGCAAGCCGATCTTGCGCTTTTTCATCAGGCGCATGACTTGCTCATGGTGCACCAGCTCTTCCCGGGCCAGACGCGACATCATGTTGATCAGATCGACATGGGAATGGTACTTGGCGATCAGGCTCAGGGCGGTGCTCGCGGCCTTGAACTCACAGTTCTTGTGGTCGATCAGCAACGTGTCCTGATCGGCCAACGCAGCCTGGACCCAGGCGTCGGGGGTGCGGCAGCCAAGGAATTCGTGGATTTCGGGAAGGATCATGGGGCTCACGGGCAAAAGGTAGTCGAGCGAAGGGCGCCGATTATACCGGGCTGCCCCCAGACCACCAGTCACCGCCGTTGATATGCTTCAAGTCAACGACGCTTCGCAACAACTAGAACTATAGTTGAGCAACGCCACGCCTTTTCATCGTTGGAGACACCGATCATGCAAGCCATTCGCAGTATCCTGGTGGTCATCGACCCCGAACACTCGGAAAGCCTGGCGCTCAAACGCGCCAAGTTGATCGCCGGCGTGACCCAGGCCCACCTGCACCTGCTGGTGTGCGACAAGAAGCACGACCATGCCGGCATGCTCGGCGTGCTGAAGGCCGCATTGCTGGCAGACGGCTACAGCGTGACCACCGAACAGGCCTGGAACGAAAGCCTCTACGAAACCATCATCGACGTGCAGCAGGCCGAAGGTTGCGGGCTGGTGATCAAGCAGCATTTCCCGGACAGTCCGCTGAAGAAAGCCCTGCTGACGCCAACGGACTGGAAACTGCTGCGCCATTGCCCGACCCCGGTATTGCTGGTGAAAACCGCAGGTTCCTGGCAGGACAAAGTGATCCTGGCCGCCGTTGACGTGGGCAACGCCGACGGTGAGCACCGGCACCTGCATACCACCATCATCGACCACGGCTATGACATCGCTCGCCTCGCCAAAGCCCACCTGCATGTCATCAGCGCCCACCCTTCGCCGATGCTCTCGGCGGCCGATCCGACGTTCCAGCTCAAGGAAACCATCGAGGCCCGCTATCGCGATCAGTGCCGCTCGTTCCAGGCGGAGTTCGACATCGATGACCAGCACCTGCACATCGAGGAAGGCCCGGCGGACGTACTGATCCCGTTCATGGCGCACAAACTGCAAGCGGCCGTGACCGTGATCGGCACCGTGGCCCGTTCCGGGCTGTCAGGGGTGCTGATCGGCAATACCGCCGAAGCGGTGCTCGATACCCTGGAAAGCGATGTACTGGTGCTCAAGCCGCAGGAGGTGGAGGATCACTTGGTGGAGTTGGCGGTAAAGAGCTGAAGCGGGTCGCCATTGTGGCGAGGGGATTTATCCCCGCTGGGGCGCGGAGCGGCCCTAAACCAGGCGACTCGTGGGTCGATTAGATCCGGGGGCTGCTTCGCAGCCCAACGGGGATAAATCCCCTCGCCACAATAAATCCCCTCGCCACAAAAATGTTTCAGCAGGATCCCTGGTGGAGCATCACCGCCCCATCGCATCCTTCAGGAACCCCGGCGCGATGTAGCGCTGGTAATGGGCTTCGGACAGCAGGAAAAATTCCCGATCGATGGCATCGCGCAGGTCCGGCAGCTCCCAGTCTCGGAATTCCGGCAGCAGCACCATGCCGTAGGCTTCGAGGTTGTTGATCACCCGGGCGCCCCGGGCGATCAACTGGTAGGCCCAGCAATACTCCGACTGGTGTGCCACGAAGCGGATCTGGCGCGCCACCAGTTGCTCGCGCAACAACCCGGCGTCGAACACCTCGAGTTTCGCCACCATGACTTGCACCAGCAGTTGCTCAAGACGCATCCACACCGCGCGTTTCTCGTCCTCGTTGTAGCCGTTCCAGTGAATCACCTCGTGGTGGAAGCGCTTGCAGCCACGGCATACCAGGTCACCGTAGACAGTGGAGCAAAGGCCGACGCAGGGGGTCTTGATGAGCTGGTTGGGCATAACGGAACGCACACGCAAAAGCAGGACAGGCCGGCATGTTAGCCCTTTGTCTAAGATTGATCACCCCTCAAACTTCCCGGCCCAACTTACCTTTAACTTTTTTTTCCCGTAGAATCAGCCAGCCTTTTAAGGCGCCAATGTCCGTTAGAAGCTGTTTTCAAAGCGTCACGAGCACAGTCGTTCCTTCAGAGCGGTGTTGGCGAAGGGTCTTTCCAGCGGGGAAAGCCCAACGCCAACCCTCATCAGCTCCCCGTTCTGCAGGCGTAAAACTTTGAAAGCAGCTTCTGTGAGGAACCCCGGAAACCCTGGCGTGGTGGCTCAAAAAGCCCCCGACGTGCATGGGTACCGCGGTTTCTGGATGAGCGTCCCGGACACCCATTTGGGACCACTGATGAGGGTAATACTGTGCTTGAAGCCTACCGCAAACATATCGAAGAGCGTGCAGCACTGGGTATCGTTCCCCAGCCGCTCAACGCCGAACAAACCGCAGGCCTGGTCGAGCTGCTGAAGAATCCCCCGGCTGGCGAAGAAGCTTTCCTCGTTGACCTGATCACCAATCGCGTTCCACCGGGAGTCGACGAAGCCGCCTACGTCAAGGCCGGTTTCCTTTCCGCCCTGGCCAAGGGCGAAGTCCAATCCCCTCTGCTGGACAAGAAGCGCGCCGTTGAACTGCTCGGCACCATGCAGGGCGGCTACAACATCGTGACGCTGGTGGATCTGCTGGACAACGCCGAGCTGGCGCCAGTGGCCGCCGAAGAACTCAAGCACACCCTGTTGATGTTCGATGCCTTCCACGACGTGGCTGAAAAAGCCAAGAACGGCAACGTCCACGCCAAGGCCGTGCTGCAATCCTGGGCCGACGGCGAGTGGTTCAAGAAGCGTCCGGTACTGGCCGACAAGATCAGCCTGCGGGTCTTCAAAGTCACCGGCGAAACCAACACCGACGACCTGTCCCCTGCCCCGGACGCCTGGTCGCGCCCTGACATCCCGCTGCACGCCCTGGCCATGCTGAAAATGGCCCGTGACGGCATCGTTCCGGACGAGCAAGGCAAGACCGGCCCGATGAAGCAGATCGAAGAAATGCGCGGTCAGGGTTTCCCGATCGCCTACGTCGGTGACGTGGTCGGTACCGGTTCCTCGCGTAAATCCGCCACCAACTCGGTGCTGTGGTTCTTCGGCGACGACATTCCATACGTGCCGAACAAGCGTGCTGGTGGTTTCTGCTTCGGCAGCAAGATCGCCCCGATCTTCTACAACACCATGGAAGACGCCGGCGCCCTGCCGATCGAATTCGATGTGTCGAACATGAACATGGGCGACGTGATCGACCTGTACCCGCATGCCGGCAAGGTCTGCAAGCACGGTACCGACGAAGTCATCACCACCTTCGAAATGAAGACCCCGGTCCTGTTGGACGAAGTCCGCGCCGGCGGCCGTATTCCGCTGATCATCGGCCGCGGCCTGACCGAGAAGGCACGTGCCGAGCTTGGTCTGCCACCGTTCGACCTGTTCAAGAAGCCTGAAGCGCCGGCTGAAAGCACCAAGGGTTTCACCCTGGCGCAGAAAATGGTCGGCAAGGCGTGCGGTCTGGCAGAAGGCCAGGGCGTGCGTCCTGGCACCTACTGCGAACCGAAAATGACCACCGTGGGTTCCCAGGACACCACCGGTCCGATGACCCGTGACGAGCTGAAAGACCTGGCATGCCTGGGCTTCTCCGCTGACCTGGTGATGCAGTCGTTCTGCCACACCGCGGCATATCCAAAGCCGATCGACGTGACCACCCACCACACCCTGCCTGACTTCATCATGACCCGTGGCGGCGTTTCCCTGCGTCCGGGCGACGGCATCATCCACTCGTGGCTGAACCGCATGCTGCTGCCAGACACCGTCGGTACCGGTGGCGACTCCCACACCCGTTTCCCGATGGGCATCTCGTTCCCGGCCGGTTCCGGCCTGGTGGCGTTCGCCGCCGCCACCGGCGTCATGCCGCTGGACATGCCGGAATCGATCCTGGTGCGCTTCAAAGGCAAGATGAAGCCTGGCATCACCCTGCGTGACCTGGTTCATGCCATTCCTTACTTCGCCATCCAGAACGGCCTGCTGACTGTCGAGAAGAAAGGCAAGAAAAACGCCTTCTCCGGCCGCATCCTGGAAATCGAAGGCCTGGAAGGCCTGACGCTGGAACAGGCTTTCGAACTGTCCGACGCGTCGGCCGAACGTTCGGCTGCCGGTTGCACCATCAAGCTGTCGAAAGAGTCGATCACCGAGTACCTGCAATCGAACATCACCCTGCTGCGCTGGATGATCGGCGAAGGCTACGGTGATGCCCGTACCCTGGAACGTCGTGCCCAAGCGATGGAAGCCTGGATCGCCAACCCTGAGCTGATGGAAGCCGATGCCGACGCCGAATACGCCGAAGTCATCGAAATCGATCTGGCCAACATCAGCGAGCCTGTGCTCTGCGCCCCGAACGACCCGGACGACGCCCGTCTGCTCTCCAGCGTGGCTGGCGAGAAGATCGACGAAGTGTTCATCGGTTCGTGCATGACCAACATCGGTCACTTCCGCGCTGCCGGCAAGTTGCTGGATCAGGTCAAGGGTCAGCTGCCAACCCGTCTGTGGCTGTCGCCGCCGACCAAGATGGACGCTCACCAACTGACCGAAGAAGGCTACTACGGCATCTACGGCAAGGCCGGCGCACGCATGGAAATGCCAGGCTGCTCGCTGTGCATGGGTAACCAGGCACGCGTGGAGCCGAACAGCACCGTGGTGTCGACCTCGACCCGTAACTTCCCGAACCGTCTGGGCGACGGCGCGAATGTCTACCTGGCCTCGGCCGAGCTGGCATCCGTTGCGTCGATCCTGGGTCGCCTGCCGACCGTCGAGGAGTACATGGAATACGCCGGCAAGATCGACAGCATGGCAGCGGACGTGTACCGCTACCTGAGCTTCGACCAGATCGCCGAGTTCCGTGAAGCGGCTGCAAACGCCAACATCCCGGTCGTTCAAGCCTAAGGCTTCGACGCTCGACTGAAAACGCCGCCCTTCTTGCGAGGGGCGGCGTTTTTTTATGCCTGGGCTTTGATGCAAGCCGCACCGCCGCTATCGCGAGCAGGCTCGCTCCCACAGGGGATCTGGGGTGAACACAATTCCCGAGAACACCTCACAGCCTGTGGGAGCCGAGCTTGCTCGCGATGGCGGCGGCACATCCAGCATCACCGCAACTGACCCACCGCATTCGCGAGCAAGCCCGCT belongs to Pseudomonas sp. B21-028 and includes:
- a CDS encoding tRNA-(ms[2]io[6]A)-hydroxylase, whose amino-acid sequence is MILPEIHEFLGCRTPDAWVQAALADQDTLLIDHKNCEFKAASTALSLIAKYHSHVDLINMMSRLAREELVHHEQVMRLMKKRKIGLRQLSAGRYASGLRKVVRSHEPVKLVDTLVVGAFIEARSCERFEALVPHLDEELGKFYFGLLKSEARHFQGYLKLAYQYGDARDIAQVIDKVREAERDLIESPDMEFRFHSGVPAL
- a CDS encoding universal stress protein, with the protein product MQAIRSILVVIDPEHSESLALKRAKLIAGVTQAHLHLLVCDKKHDHAGMLGVLKAALLADGYSVTTEQAWNESLYETIIDVQQAEGCGLVIKQHFPDSPLKKALLTPTDWKLLRHCPTPVLLVKTAGSWQDKVILAAVDVGNADGEHRHLHTTIIDHGYDIARLAKAHLHVISAHPSPMLSAADPTFQLKETIEARYRDQCRSFQAEFDIDDQHLHIEEGPADVLIPFMAHKLQAAVTVIGTVARSGLSGVLIGNTAEAVLDTLESDVLVLKPQEVEDHLVELAVKS
- the acnB gene encoding bifunctional aconitate hydratase 2/2-methylisocitrate dehydratase — its product is MLEAYRKHIEERAALGIVPQPLNAEQTAGLVELLKNPPAGEEAFLVDLITNRVPPGVDEAAYVKAGFLSALAKGEVQSPLLDKKRAVELLGTMQGGYNIVTLVDLLDNAELAPVAAEELKHTLLMFDAFHDVAEKAKNGNVHAKAVLQSWADGEWFKKRPVLADKISLRVFKVTGETNTDDLSPAPDAWSRPDIPLHALAMLKMARDGIVPDEQGKTGPMKQIEEMRGQGFPIAYVGDVVGTGSSRKSATNSVLWFFGDDIPYVPNKRAGGFCFGSKIAPIFYNTMEDAGALPIEFDVSNMNMGDVIDLYPHAGKVCKHGTDEVITTFEMKTPVLLDEVRAGGRIPLIIGRGLTEKARAELGLPPFDLFKKPEAPAESTKGFTLAQKMVGKACGLAEGQGVRPGTYCEPKMTTVGSQDTTGPMTRDELKDLACLGFSADLVMQSFCHTAAYPKPIDVTTHHTLPDFIMTRGGVSLRPGDGIIHSWLNRMLLPDTVGTGGDSHTRFPMGISFPAGSGLVAFAAATGVMPLDMPESILVRFKGKMKPGITLRDLVHAIPYFAIQNGLLTVEKKGKKNAFSGRILEIEGLEGLTLEQAFELSDASAERSAAGCTIKLSKESITEYLQSNITLLRWMIGEGYGDARTLERRAQAMEAWIANPELMEADADAEYAEVIEIDLANISEPVLCAPNDPDDARLLSSVAGEKIDEVFIGSCMTNIGHFRAAGKLLDQVKGQLPTRLWLSPPTKMDAHQLTEEGYYGIYGKAGARMEMPGCSLCMGNQARVEPNSTVVSTSTRNFPNRLGDGANVYLASAELASVASILGRLPTVEEYMEYAGKIDSMAADVYRYLSFDQIAEFREAAANANIPVVQA
- a CDS encoding GFA family protein, whose amino-acid sequence is MQLEGSCHCGEVSFSLTCAHPYPYQRCYCSICRKTQGGGGFAINLGGDARSLKVRGRRHISIYHARLKNEGDKRAHRSSAERHFCSLCGSGLWLFSPEWPELIHPFASAIDTPLPVPPEHTHLMLGSKAPWVEVEAHPDDQRFEVYPEESIAQWHERLGLTA
- a CDS encoding DUF1289 domain-containing protein; its protein translation is MPNQLIKTPCVGLCSTVYGDLVCRGCKRFHHEVIHWNGYNEDEKRAVWMRLEQLLVQVMVAKLEVFDAGLLREQLVARQIRFVAHQSEYCWAYQLIARGARVINNLEAYGMVLLPEFRDWELPDLRDAIDREFFLLSEAHYQRYIAPGFLKDAMGR